ATGCAGATGGCTAAAACCTCTGCCAAGCTGACCCAGCTGGCGGATGCAAAGCTGCCTTTCATCTCCCTGGCGACAGATCCTACCACCGGTGGTGTTACGGCTTCTTTCGCAATGCTGGGTGACCTGAACATCTCAGAGCCAAAGGCCCTGATCGGTTTTGCAGGTCCACGTATCATCAAGGAGACCATCAAGAAAGACCTGCCGGAAGGTTTCCAGAGTGCTGAGTTCCTGCTGGAACACGGTTTCCTGGATCTGATCATTGACCGTAAGGAAATGAAGGCCAAGCTGGCACAGTTGCTCGAATTATTTAAAAACTAATTATAGATGATTGCGGATTACGGCAGGTGTGGTAACATGCCTTTGTAATCCGCAATTTGTAAATCCCAATTTAAAGTGGCAGAACTGAGGAACAGATCAGCATTTTATGAATACGCAATAGAAGATAAATTCATTGCAGGGATGGTATTGCTAGGTACTGAGATTAAATCTATCCGACAGAGCCGGGTAAGTTTTAATGATTCATTCTGCTATTTTTCTAAAGGAGAATTGTTTGTTAAAAGCCTGCATATCACCGAATATTCGCATGGCGCCTACGCGAATCATGACCCATTGCGCGAACGCAAGCTCCTGCTGACGAAGCGGGAACTGCGTAAGATGGAGAATAAGATCAAGGAGAAAGGGTTTACTATTATTCCATTGAGGATCTTTATGACAGAGAAGGGTTTGGCAAAGATGGAGATAGGACTTGGCAGAGGTAAGAAACTGCATGATAAGCGTGAATCTATTAAGCAGCGGGATACGCAGCGGGAAATTAAGCGGTATCTGAAGTAAAGAGGGCTTCCCGGAAGTTTCGGGGAAGCTTGTTTTTGGTAGGAGATTAATTCAAAAAAGAGGGGCATTTCTAAATCGTGTTTCTTCTTTCACAATGGTCTCTTTTAAATTGCTCATCCGGAAACTACGTGGAGCTAAGTGCAAAACCTGCTTTTTAGCAGGGAGGGGTGTTGCTAAACACTATCTCCCATATCAAGGAGTCTATACCTACACAATGAAAAATAAACCTGACTGTCGCTGGTGGCTGCTTGCCCCATTTCTCTTTGCATTGTCCTGTAAATCAGGAGAAAAACTATACAATAAAGGCCGTTATGACGAAGCCGTTATTGCATTTGCAAAAAAACTCCGCAAAAGTCCAACATCTTCGACCTCACTCGCTTTATTGCCACAAGCATATGCGCAATCTGTACAATTGCATGAAAAAAATGCAACGGCTGCCCTTAGCTCAAATGGACATTTAAAATTTGAAGCGGCCCTGCAGGAGTACCAGGTGCTGCAAAACCTCTATAACAATATTGAAGCATGCCCGGCATGCCTGGCGGTGGTAAAGCCGAAAGATTACCGGAATGCGATTAATGCTTCCAAAGATACCGCTGCTGCCACCCGCTATGACCAGGGAATGGCATTGCTGCGCAATGGAGATAAGTTCAGTGCCAGGAAAGCATATGCTAATTTCCAGGCCGCTTTAGCACTGGTACCTGATTATAGGAATGCCAATGAGATGCGGGAACAGGCCTACCAAATGGGCATGTCTATCGTGGAAGTACGCAATGTGGCCCTGGTGTCTCAGTATGATCAGAGAGCGCTGGAACCCGGAGCCGCCGTATTCAGGGATAATGTGCTGAATAACCTGCGGGCAAAGAATAATAATAATTTCGTACAGATCCTGCCGGAGAGTGAAGTTGTGAAGAATAAACTGCGGGCGGATTATGTAGTGGACATAAGAGTGGAAGATTTTATTGTGAGCAAACCGAATATCCAGCGGAATTTCAGGGAACTGGTGAAGACAGTGGAAATTGTGGAGCCGGCAGATACCACCAAGCGCCCAAGACAAACGGAGAAGATCAGGAAGGAGACGTATAAAGGTGTATTGTATTTTACAACCGTGAGTGTGGTGACAGGCGGAAATATTGTATGCTACCTGATTGATACCGCGACTGATGATGATATGGAGAAGATTGTGTTGCCAGCGGATGCGGGATGGAGTAATTCCTTCTGTTATTTTAAAGGGGATGAAAGGGTGTTGTCTCCGGAAGACAGGAAATTGATTGGCGGGCAGGATTTGCCTTCGCCTTCAGTGGGAGAATTGTTCCAGGCATCAGTGGCGAAGTCTTACGGGGAGATAACGAATATATTTACGAAGAATTATTCAAGGTATTAATAGCAGTACTGTTCCGGATTCGTTGGGGTGTTATAATATTGGATAATATCGGGGATATAATAACATTGATAATATCAGGTTTATTATAACATTGAATCTTATCGGGTTTATTATAATATTGGACCTTATCAAGTATATTATAATATTGATATTATCGGGTATATTATAATATTGGATCTTTTCTGGTTTATAATAACATTGGGCCTTATCAAGTATATTATAATATTGATCTTATCGGGTATATTATAACATTGAATCTTATCGGGTTTATTATAATATTGAATATTATCTGGTATATTATAATATTGGATCTTTTCAGGTTTATAATAACATTGGACCTTATCAAGTATATTATAATATTGATATTATCGGGTATATTATAATATTGGATCTTTTCAGGTTTATAATAACATTGGGCCTTATCAAGTATATTATAACATTGATCTTTTCGGGTATATTATAACATTGATATTATCAGATTTATTATAACCTCGAATCTTACCAGGTTTGTTACAACAAAGAGGATCGCTTGCAATGAAGCGACCCTCTTTGTTTTTATCTAATGAAAGCATTTGTTCCAATAAAATCCTTCTAATTCCCTGCCTCAAAACCCTGGTCTATCAGCCATTGCCCGCTATCTGCAGCGGCGGTAGCCAGTTCATCACAACGGTTATTAAGCGGGTTGGTGGCATGCCCTTTCACCCATGTAAATTTCACCTGTTGTCTTCTGTATGCAGGAATAAAACGCTGCCAGAGGTCTTTGTTCTTCTTGTCTTTGAACCCGATCTTCACCCAGTTCCAAAGCCAGCCTTTTTCAATAGAATTGACTACATATTCACTGTCAGTAAAGATGCGGACAGGAAGCCCGTCTTTTTTCAGGGTTTCAAGTGCGACGATGACCGCCAGCAGTTCCATGCGGTTGTTGGTAGTTTTGCGGTATCCCTGTGAGAGTTCTTTACGAACTGAGTTCCACATGAGAATAACGCCATAGCCACCCGGCCCCGGATTACCACGGGATGAACCGTCTGTGTAGATGATAACTTCGGACATAGCGGGCAAAGATAGCGGATTTGGCCTGCGGCAGCAAATTGTCAGGGTAAAATTGAAATAGAAATTGGCGTACGCAATACTTGCTCCACCTACACCTGGAACAGGACTAAATTAAACCCACTCTCTACTGGCGCCTGAATCACGCCCAAACTAAACCCACTCCCACACCTGGAACACACATGAATTAAACCCATTCTCCACCGATGGCAGAATCACGCACAAACTAATCCCACTCCTACACCTGGAACACACATGAATTAAACCCATTCTCCACCGATGGCAGAATCACGCCCAAACTAAACCCACTCCACACTTTCACCTGGAACACACCTAAACTAAACCCATTCTCCACCGATGGCAGAATCACGCCCAAACTAAATCCTCTCTACACCTGGAACACGCCCAAACTAAACCCACTCTCCACCGGTGCCTGGTTTGCCGCCTTGATACTCTCCGATATAATCTTCCTTGTATTCAAAGGGTCAATGATCTCATCCACCCACAAACGCGCGGCCGCATAATACGGTGTCGTCTGACTATTATACTTCGCCGTTATCTCCGACAAAAGCTTAGCCTCTTCCGCTGCCGGGATCTCCTCGCCTTTCGCTTTCAGCGACGCCACCTGTATCTGCAACAAGGTCTTCGCCGCCTGCTCCCCT
This window of the Chitinophaga sancti genome carries:
- the rnhA gene encoding ribonuclease HI, with translation MSEVIIYTDGSSRGNPGPGGYGVILMWNSVRKELSQGYRKTTNNRMELLAVIVALETLKKDGLPVRIFTDSEYVVNSIEKGWLWNWVKIGFKDKKNKDLWQRFIPAYRRQQVKFTWVKGHATNPLNNRCDELATAAADSGQWLIDQGFEAGN
- the smpB gene encoding SsrA-binding protein SmpB; translated protein: MAELRNRSAFYEYAIEDKFIAGMVLLGTEIKSIRQSRVSFNDSFCYFSKGELFVKSLHITEYSHGAYANHDPLRERKLLLTKRELRKMENKIKEKGFTIIPLRIFMTEKGLAKMEIGLGRGKKLHDKRESIKQRDTQREIKRYLK
- a CDS encoding tetratricopeptide repeat protein; this translates as MKNKPDCRWWLLAPFLFALSCKSGEKLYNKGRYDEAVIAFAKKLRKSPTSSTSLALLPQAYAQSVQLHEKNATAALSSNGHLKFEAALQEYQVLQNLYNNIEACPACLAVVKPKDYRNAINASKDTAAATRYDQGMALLRNGDKFSARKAYANFQAALALVPDYRNANEMREQAYQMGMSIVEVRNVALVSQYDQRALEPGAAVFRDNVLNNLRAKNNNNFVQILPESEVVKNKLRADYVVDIRVEDFIVSKPNIQRNFRELVKTVEIVEPADTTKRPRQTEKIRKETYKGVLYFTTVSVVTGGNIVCYLIDTATDDDMEKIVLPADAGWSNSFCYFKGDERVLSPEDRKLIGGQDLPSPSVGELFQASVAKSYGEITNIFTKNYSRY